From a single Solanum dulcamara chromosome 4, daSolDulc1.2, whole genome shotgun sequence genomic region:
- the LOC129886904 gene encoding protein VACUOLELESS GAMETOPHYTES, translating into MGKVKLEPQPSNNTMNHFSHPEHPLELITHQNFSSSQLCSGCKIQAIGSVYSCKSCNFFLHIECSQMPQQINHPFDKEHTFTLLPKPIYPEGNFRCDACGETGDGFSYHCKSCGTDLHILCAVLPQCVTHWSHHHQLEIQFSSPYTGNSFRCDICKNIGANQWLYRCHSCGFDAHLNCTKLQSPPYQNHFQPIPTSSTNSRSAPQHHSAGVDHMNQGMNNEISSLETLRKQREDEDKLMSEMIMGAVSHENQRLNQLIDVGLGRTNQGINNGTAAAPQFGASQNYEMSLPEILRKQREDEDKMMAEMITGATYRQNQQLSHLIAASSRHNQAINQQFNQTLMNYGSAAAGQGGGIPNLYQNSMGAGGFNSAFGLSALFGNLKF; encoded by the exons ATGGGGAAGGTGAAGTTAGAACCTCAACCATCCAATAACACAATGAACCATTTTAGTCATCCTGAACACCCTTTAGAGCTAATTACTCATCAAAACTTTTCCTCATCACAGCTATGTTCAGGGTGCAAAATTCAAGCCATTGGATCAGTCTACAGTTGCAAATCTTGCAATTTTTTCCTCCACATTGAATGTTCCCAAATGCCACAACAAATCAATCATCCATTTGACAAAGAACACACTTTCACTCTCCTCCCAAAGCCAATTTACCCTGAAGGAAATTTTCGGTGTGATGCGTGTGGGGAAACAGGGGATGGTTTTTCTTATCACTGCAAATCTTGTGGCACTGACCTTCACATACTCTGTGCAGTTCTCCCACAATGTGTCACTCATTGGTCTCATCATCACCAGCTTGAAATTCAATTTTCATCTCCTTACACCGGTAATTCATTCCGTTGTGATATTTGCAAGAATATTGGAGCCAATCAATGGCTCTATAGATGTCATTCTTGTGGTTTTGATGCTCATTTGAATTGTACAAAGTTGCAAAGTCCACCATATCAAAATCATTTCCAGCCGATACCAACAAGTAGTACTAATTCTAGATCTGCTCCTCAGCATCATTCTGCAG GGGTAGATCATATGAATCAGGGGATGAATAACGAAATATCGTCCCTGGAAACTCTGCGAAAGCAAAGAGAAGATGAGGATAAATTGATGTCGGAAATGATCATGGGCGCCGTTTCTCATGAGAATCAACGATTAAACCAACTCATTGATGTAGGCTTAGGTCGTACCAATCAAGGGATTAACAACGGAACTGCTGCTGCACCGCAATTTGGGGCAAGTCAGAACTACGAAATGTCGCTCCCTGAAATTCTGCGAAAGCAAAGAGAAGATGAGGATAAAATGATGGCAGAAATGATCACGGGTGCTACTTATCGGCAGAATCAACAACTAAGCCATCTCATAGCTGCTAGTTCTAGGCATAACCAAGCAATAAACCAGCAATTCAACCAAACACTTATGAATTATGGCTCTGCTGCTGCGGGACAAGGAGGAGGAATCCCAAATTTATACCAAAATTCTATGGGTGCTGGTGGATTTAATAGTGCTTTCGGTTTGAGTGCATTATTTGGAAACCTTAAATTCTGA
- the LOC129886907 gene encoding uncharacterized protein LOC129886907 isoform X1, whose translation MSDNLMDDIVMDLDLNQEPLDPSSGSALGLGSLLSDLETAHSRIEERIRQLEDVTARALQRHRWRQARSTFDSGNISVDPVVNVDSEMQGQNRVSNSDMVERTVERGKGCKRDSSHLVAKALDMDLVVNKVDDDGGSFYDCNICLDMAKGPILTCCGHLYCWSCFYQLPYVDSTTKECPVCKGEVADANVTPIYGNGDGESITELESGLKIPPRPKARRIESVRQQRVTQGLSHIPVAEALRRIRTSIGLGHHPQQQDSGGVNLSFASNSHVLQTADTLSSRRLRSRLFSRVLSEGAASLSSELDNAQRMFEDLAATVTDRLLQRSNEDVQPAVHGATGDGDSFRRDAALIQSNYPTLEAVARTGSTASVPSSSQANEVSDTAFQLENLTTDAGDLPAVRSSLASRRRNILSRESRRRRLN comes from the coding sequence ATGTCTGATAATTTGATGGATGATATTGTGATGGATCTGGATTTGAACCAAGAACCTTTGGACCCATCTTCTGGTTCAGCTTTAGGATTAGGATCTTTGTTGAGTGATTTAGAAACTGCTCATAGTAGGATAGAGGAGAGAATAAGGCAGCTTGAGGATGTCACAGCTAGAGCTTTGCAGCGCCATAGGTGGCGTCAGGCTCGGAGTACTTTTGATTCTGGTAATATTTCGGTTGACCCGGTAGTCAATGTGGATAGTGAGATGCAAGGTCAGAATAGGGTGAGCAATTCGGATATGGTGGAAAGGACAGTTGAGAGGGGGAAAGGATGCAAAAGGGATAGTTCGCATTTGGTAGCAAAGGCATTAGATATGGATTTAGTGGTTAATAAGGTAGATGATGATGGTGGGAGTTTTTACGACTGTAATATATGCTTGGATATGGCAAAAGGACCTATCTTGACCTGTTGCGGCCACCTATATTGCTGGTCATGCTTTTATCAGTTACCTTATGTTGATTCAACTACAAAGGAATGTCCTGTCTGCAAGGGAGAGGTTGCAGATGCAAATGTTACTCCAATTTATGGTAATGGAGATGGTGAAAGCATAACAGAACTGGAGTCTGGTCTGAAAATACCACCACGGCCAAAGGCACGTCGAATAGAGAGTGTTAGACAGCAGCGTGTAACTCAGGGTTTGTCTCACATCCCGGTTGCAGAAGCACTAAGAAGAATTAGGACTAGCATTGGATTGGGGCACCACCCGCAGCAACAGGACAGTGGTGGAGTTAATTTGAGTTTTGCGAGCAACTCTCATGTGTTGCAAACTGCTGATACCTTAAGCAGTAGGAGACTACGTTCCCGTCTTTTTTCTAGGGTGTTGTCAGAAGGTGCTGCGTCTCTTTCATCAGAGTTAGATAATGCACAACGTATGTTTGAGGACCTTGCAGCAACAGTCACTGATCGGCTTCTCCAAAGAAGTAATGAGGACGTTCAACCAGCCGTTCATGGAGCAACAGGTGACGGTGATTCTTTCAGAAGAGATGCTGCTCTCATACAGTCAAATTATCCGACTCTGGAAGCAGTAGCAAGGACAGGTTCCACTGCATCTGTTCCATCATCTTCTCAAGCAAATGAAGTTTCTGACACTGCTTTTCAATTGGAAAACCTTACAACTGATGCTGGTGATCTGCCTGCAGTACGATCTTCCTTGGCTTCCAGGAGAAGAAACATTTTGTCAAGGGAATCTAGAAGGAGAAGATTGAATTGA
- the LOC129886907 gene encoding uncharacterized protein LOC129886907 isoform X2: MSDNLMDDIVMDLDLNQEPLDPSSGSALGLGSLLSDLETAHSRIEERIRQLEDVTARALQRHRWRQARSTFDSGNISVDPVVNVDSEMQGQNRVSNSDMVERTVERGKGCKRDSSHLVAKALDMDLVVNKVDDDGGSFYDCNICLDMAKGPILTCCGHLYCWSCFYQLPYVDSTTKECPVCKGEVADANVTPIYGNGDGESITELESGLKIPPRPKARRIESVRQQRVTQGLSHIPVAEALRRIRTSIGLGHHPQQQDSGGVNLSFASNSHVLQTADTLSSRRLRSRLFSRVLSEGAASLSSELDNAQRMFEDLAATVTDRLLQRSNEDVQPAVHGATGDGDSFRRDAALIQSNYPTLEAVARTVRSSLASRRRNILSRESRRRRLN, encoded by the exons ATGTCTGATAATTTGATGGATGATATTGTGATGGATCTGGATTTGAACCAAGAACCTTTGGACCCATCTTCTGGTTCAGCTTTAGGATTAGGATCTTTGTTGAGTGATTTAGAAACTGCTCATAGTAGGATAGAGGAGAGAATAAGGCAGCTTGAGGATGTCACAGCTAGAGCTTTGCAGCGCCATAGGTGGCGTCAGGCTCGGAGTACTTTTGATTCTGGTAATATTTCGGTTGACCCGGTAGTCAATGTGGATAGTGAGATGCAAGGTCAGAATAGGGTGAGCAATTCGGATATGGTGGAAAGGACAGTTGAGAGGGGGAAAGGATGCAAAAGGGATAGTTCGCATTTGGTAGCAAAGGCATTAGATATGGATTTAGTGGTTAATAAGGTAGATGATGATGGTGGGAGTTTTTACGACTGTAATATATGCTTGGATATGGCAAAAGGACCTATCTTGACCTGTTGCGGCCACCTATATTGCTGGTCATGCTTTTATCAGTTACCTTATGTTGATTCAACTACAAAGGAATGTCCTGTCTGCAAGGGAGAGGTTGCAGATGCAAATGTTACTCCAATTTATGGTAATGGAGATGGTGAAAGCATAACAGAACTGGAGTCTGGTCTGAAAATACCACCACGGCCAAAGGCACGTCGAATAGAGAGTGTTAGACAGCAGCGTGTAACTCAGGGTTTGTCTCACATCCCGGTTGCAGAAGCACTAAGAAGAATTAGGACTAGCATTGGATTGGGGCACCACCCGCAGCAACAGGACAGTGGTGGAGTTAATTTGAGTTTTGCGAGCAACTCTCATGTGTTGCAAACTGCTGATACCTTAAGCAGTAGGAGACTACGTTCCCGTCTTTTTTCTAGGGTGTTGTCAGAAGGTGCTGCGTCTCTTTCATCAGAGTTAGATAATGCACAACGTATGTTTGAGGACCTTGCAGCAACAGTCACTGATCGGCTTCTCCAAAGAAGTAATGAGGACGTTCAACCAGCCGTTCATGGAGCAACAGGTGACGGTGATTCTTTCAGAAGAGATGCTGCTCTCATACAGTCAAATTATCCGACTCTGGAAGCAGTAGCAAGGACAG TACGATCTTCCTTGGCTTCCAGGAGAAGAAACATTTTGTCAAGGGAATCTAGAAGGAGAAGATTGAATTGA